Proteins from one Leptonema illini DSM 21528 genomic window:
- a CDS encoding alpha/beta hydrolase family protein, with amino-acid sequence MAEVAQKRLEEFTIAAKDGFALSATLYHPENGRDRPPVLINPAFGVKRAFYAFYARFLAQKGYPVLTFDYRGMGGSAGPGPEKVLDPMHSWATYDIAGVQKWIEERYPSYHLMGHSGGGWLMAFLPQSEKIRSMVFLAVPDGYWKHYSGLTRFKMLFTWLWTLPRHVKKNGALLKGKGWYGETLPPNVALDWAKVCRYSGFIEDESLEHPAKYAAQYDRPTLAFSFEDDEYAPTNSSASLLRRFRTLKLNHRHIHPRDLKTDEIGHFGFLKPNRKKDLWEETAQWFDGHSD; translated from the coding sequence ATGGCAGAAGTAGCGCAAAAGCGCCTCGAAGAATTCACGATCGCCGCAAAAGACGGATTTGCTCTCTCGGCAACGCTCTACCACCCCGAAAACGGAAGGGATCGCCCCCCGGTGCTGATCAATCCCGCTTTCGGGGTGAAGCGTGCCTTTTACGCCTTCTATGCTCGTTTTCTGGCGCAGAAGGGTTATCCGGTCCTGACGTTCGATTATCGCGGCATGGGCGGATCAGCCGGTCCGGGCCCCGAGAAGGTGCTTGATCCGATGCATTCCTGGGCGACCTACGATATCGCCGGCGTGCAGAAATGGATCGAAGAGCGTTACCCATCGTATCATCTCATGGGGCATTCCGGAGGCGGATGGCTGATGGCCTTTCTTCCGCAGTCCGAGAAGATCCGTTCGATGGTTTTCCTCGCTGTGCCCGACGGATACTGGAAGCATTATTCGGGTCTGACGCGTTTCAAGATGCTGTTTACCTGGCTGTGGACGCTTCCTCGCCATGTGAAAAAGAACGGCGCTTTGCTGAAAGGAAAGGGATGGTACGGCGAAACGCTTCCGCCTAACGTAGCCCTTGACTGGGCGAAGGTATGTCGCTATAGCGGCTTCATCGAAGATGAGAGTCTTGAACATCCGGCGAAGTATGCGGCGCAGTACGATCGGCCTACGCTGGCCTTCAGCTTCGAGGATGACGAGTATGCTCCGACCAACTCGTCGGCCTCGCTACTGCGGCGCTTTCGTACACTGAAGCTCAATCATCGCCACATTCATCCGCGAGACCTTAAAACCGACGAGATCGGACACTTCGGCTTCTTAAAGCCGAATCGCAAGAAAGACCTGTGGGAAGAGACGGCGCAGTGGTTCGATGGGCATAGCGATTGA
- a CDS encoding adenylate/guanylate cyclase domain-containing protein encodes MLSAPPVYRNSRIRIFILFLNLIFVFLSVVLLSSSCTKSGDAPQAFSVNDGTIDLTQWNPERDGAVPLKGEWKFFWNTLLPANEPLPEDGFILAPPTIWNGLQTVDPRENPEGQKLNGEGYASYAVTIRPPASVAILAIKIPDAGSSMTVIANGETVYTAGRVGTSEDSFTPYYRPGTVDLIVSPGKDIDLRFQVANFVDRHGGIQGEVLVGTPAQIDAVVRRNIVYEMFLFGSILIIGFYHFGLYILRKQDSSPFWFGLFCIDIALRTILMGERLFQTAFPGLPWIVTNRLEFFTGYLSIPLFLTFLYSLYPQEVKLRVVQAFWLIAAAFLAVVSFTHPTFYTESLPYYEVVIVAGIALVVATMGLAARRRRPGAIQALGGILFLGGCVVLDLLRLEQIFTIELFTTLTPLGLFVFILSKSYIISERFSRAYRTAEQLADEMKELNSAYSKFFPEEFLRLLARGNITEIGLGDHRSMEMTVLFSDIRSFTELSESMTPEQNFHFLNSLLGEAGPIIRKHDGFVDKYIGDSIMALFPGSPDHALDAAVEIQAKVRQFNQERIDAGLEPIDVGIGIHFGPMILGTIGENERMQGTVISDAVNLASRIEGLTRAYHSTILITGELLDRLEQRERFHFREIDIVRVKGKKNAVRLIEVLDGFSPAQRELHEKHADAFHRAIESFRSGDFTSAQAQFETILSDDPDDGVARIYSRRCQRLVEKGIPENWEGITELRYK; translated from the coding sequence ATGCTCTCTGCGCCGCCTGTCTATCGGAACTCCAGAATCAGAATCTTTATCCTGTTTCTCAATCTCATTTTTGTCTTCTTATCTGTAGTCCTTCTCTCCTCTTCCTGCACGAAGTCCGGCGATGCGCCGCAAGCGTTCTCGGTAAACGACGGCACTATCGACCTTACCCAATGGAATCCCGAGCGCGACGGAGCAGTACCGCTCAAAGGTGAGTGGAAGTTCTTCTGGAACACACTGCTGCCCGCAAATGAACCGCTGCCCGAAGACGGCTTTATTCTCGCCCCACCGACGATCTGGAACGGACTGCAAACTGTCGATCCGCGAGAAAACCCGGAAGGCCAGAAATTGAACGGAGAAGGATACGCCTCCTACGCGGTCACAATCCGGCCACCGGCTTCCGTGGCTATACTGGCAATCAAGATTCCCGACGCCGGTTCGTCGATGACCGTCATAGCAAACGGCGAAACGGTATATACGGCAGGCAGGGTCGGCACTTCAGAGGATTCTTTCACGCCCTACTACCGTCCCGGTACGGTGGATCTCATCGTTTCTCCAGGAAAGGACATCGACCTTCGCTTTCAGGTGGCTAACTTTGTCGATCGTCACGGCGGGATTCAGGGAGAGGTTCTGGTCGGCACGCCCGCTCAGATCGATGCCGTCGTGCGGCGCAATATCGTTTATGAGATGTTCCTGTTCGGCAGCATTCTCATCATCGGGTTCTATCATTTCGGATTATACATCCTCAGAAAACAGGATTCCAGTCCGTTCTGGTTCGGGCTCTTCTGTATCGACATCGCTCTGCGCACGATTCTGATGGGCGAGAGGCTCTTTCAGACGGCCTTCCCCGGCCTGCCGTGGATCGTCACCAATCGCCTTGAGTTCTTCACCGGTTATCTCTCCATTCCGCTCTTTTTAACGTTTCTTTATTCGCTGTATCCGCAGGAGGTGAAGCTGCGCGTCGTTCAGGCCTTCTGGTTGATTGCAGCGGCCTTTCTTGCCGTCGTCAGCTTCACGCATCCAACTTTCTATACCGAGAGCCTGCCCTACTATGAGGTCGTGATCGTCGCCGGCATCGCACTGGTCGTCGCCACGATGGGCCTGGCCGCACGTCGTCGACGACCGGGCGCCATTCAGGCGCTTGGCGGCATTCTCTTTCTCGGCGGATGCGTCGTACTTGATCTTCTGAGATTGGAGCAGATCTTCACAATAGAGCTGTTCACGACGCTCACGCCGCTCGGCCTTTTCGTCTTTATCCTGTCGAAATCCTACATCATATCGGAACGATTCTCGCGAGCCTACCGTACGGCCGAACAGTTAGCCGATGAGATGAAAGAATTGAACTCGGCTTACAGTAAATTCTTTCCCGAGGAGTTTCTGAGACTGCTTGCGAGAGGAAACATCACGGAAATCGGCCTCGGCGATCATCGCAGCATGGAAATGACCGTACTCTTTTCTGACATCCGATCGTTTACGGAACTGTCGGAGTCGATGACGCCCGAACAGAACTTTCACTTTTTGAATTCGCTTCTCGGCGAAGCGGGGCCGATCATACGAAAGCATGATGGCTTCGTCGACAAATACATCGGCGATTCGATCATGGCCCTGTTTCCGGGTAGCCCCGATCATGCTCTTGACGCCGCCGTCGAGATTCAAGCGAAGGTGCGACAGTTTAACCAGGAGCGCATCGACGCCGGCCTTGAACCCATCGACGTCGGCATCGGCATTCATTTCGGTCCGATGATTCTCGGAACGATCGGCGAAAACGAACGCATGCAGGGCACCGTCATCTCAGATGCGGTAAATCTCGCCTCTCGTATCGAAGGGTTAACCAGAGCCTACCATTCGACCATCCTGATAACGGGCGAGCTTCTTGACAGGCTCGAACAGCGCGAACGCTTTCATTTCAGAGAAATCGACATCGTTCGCGTAAAAGGCAAAAAGAACGCCGTGCGTCTCATCGAGGTTCTGGACGGTTTTTCGCCGGCGCAGAGAGAGCTTCACGAGAAACATGCCGATGCCTTTCATCGTGCCATAGAGAGCTTCCGTTCCGGGGATTTTACGTCCGCTCAGGCGCAGTTTGAAACGATTCTTTCGGACGACCCGGACGACGGTGTGGCCAGGATCTACAGCCGGCGTTGCCAGCGTCTCGTTGAAAAGGGTATTCCCGAAAACTGGGAGGGGATCACCGAGCTGCGATACAAATGA
- a CDS encoding DUF4256 domain-containing protein, translating to MKQKKGNALNATQTSELMKILKARFEKNMARHKGLEWATVLGRLEKNPEKLWSLNEMERTGGEPDVVDYDKKTGQLTFFDCSPESPKERRSLCYDRKALDDRKEAKPADSALDMAAAIGIDLLTEEQYRMLQTLGEFDLKTSSWIVTPAPIRKLGGALFGDRRYDHVFIYHNGASSYYAARGFRGALRV from the coding sequence ATGAAACAAAAGAAAGGCAACGCCCTTAACGCAACCCAAACTTCCGAACTGATGAAAATCCTCAAAGCACGCTTTGAAAAGAATATGGCCCGCCATAAAGGCCTTGAATGGGCGACGGTGCTCGGTCGGCTTGAAAAGAATCCCGAGAAGCTCTGGTCTTTGAACGAGATGGAACGCACGGGTGGCGAACCCGATGTCGTCGATTACGATAAAAAGACCGGCCAGCTCACGTTCTTCGATTGCTCGCCCGAAAGCCCGAAAGAGCGACGCAGCCTCTGCTACGACCGCAAGGCGCTTGACGATCGCAAAGAAGCAAAGCCCGCCGATTCCGCTCTTGATATGGCAGCTGCCATCGGTATCGATCTGTTAACCGAAGAACAGTACCGAATGCTTCAAACGCTCGGCGAGTTTGATCTGAAAACTTCGAGCTGGATCGTAACACCGGCGCCCATCCGCAAACTGGGCGGCGCCCTTTTCGGCGATCGCCGCTACGATCACGTCTTTATCTATCATAACGGCGCTTCGTCGTATTATGCGGCAAGAGGCTTCCGGGGTGCGTTGAGGGTATGA
- a CDS encoding TetR/AcrR family transcriptional regulator: protein MKHEKQNPRERILDSAFHLFRDQGYAETGISEILTEAGAYKKSLYDHFTSKEDLAVEYLASLTHSHADLIERVAATSEDLERFTDRWVDLVRRSLKHSKRQDCPIGLFAGEVASIPEMRPHVLETIDRLIRTMQRSVQQIIPLPDAEAENLARRVFVAFQGGMRLFYLTGEERYLTLMREELKHIARSVPVVKS, encoded by the coding sequence ATGAAACACGAAAAGCAGAATCCCCGAGAACGCATCCTTGACAGCGCCTTTCATCTGTTCCGGGATCAGGGCTATGCCGAAACGGGTATCTCTGAGATTCTGACCGAGGCCGGCGCTTACAAAAAAAGCCTTTACGACCATTTCACCTCGAAAGAGGACCTGGCCGTCGAATACCTGGCCAGCCTCACTCACAGCCACGCCGATCTGATCGAGCGAGTCGCCGCCACAAGCGAGGATCTCGAACGCTTCACCGATCGTTGGGTCGACCTCGTGCGCCGATCGCTGAAACACAGCAAGCGGCAGGATTGTCCGATCGGACTCTTTGCGGGGGAGGTTGCCTCGATTCCCGAGATGCGTCCGCATGTTCTTGAGACGATCGATCGGTTAATCCGGACGATGCAACGAAGCGTCCAGCAGATTATACCGCTTCCCGATGCCGAGGCCGAAAACCTGGCCCGTCGCGTCTTCGTCGCCTTTCAGGGAGGCATGCGTCTTTTCTATCTTACAGGCGAGGAGCGTTACCTGACGCTGATGCGCGAAGAACTCAAGCATATCGCTCGATCGGTGCCGGTCGTGAAGAGTTAG
- a CDS encoding acetyl-CoA C-acetyltransferase, which yields MKEVYVFDAVRTPRGKGKKRGVLAHVHPVDLAAVPLKALPQRNNLDPSAVEDVILGCVSQVGEQGACIARNAVLAAKWPENVPGYVLNRFCGSGLQAIQNATGMIGSGQMDLVVAGGVESMSRVKMGADIEGLDFAVGNEVLKNDYALVPQGISADLIATKYNISREEVDRYAEQSQQFADVAIKEGRFKNSIVAVKGPNGEDIVLDEHPRIESDYAFLSGLGAIFKTIGEKELDAIALRRYPELKAIQHVHTLGNASGVVDGSGIVLLGSEEAAKQHNLKPRARIVATAVAGTEPTIMLTGPVPASQKALAKAGLKADDIDLWEINEAFSAVVIFAMRELGIPREKVNVNGGAIALGHPLGGTGAILLGTIVDELERRKARYGLVTLCIGGGMGVATIVERIG from the coding sequence ATGAAAGAAGTTTACGTGTTCGATGCGGTACGTACGCCCCGCGGAAAAGGGAAGAAACGCGGCGTACTGGCGCATGTTCATCCGGTTGACCTTGCAGCCGTCCCCCTGAAGGCCCTTCCTCAGAGAAACAATCTCGATCCGTCTGCCGTTGAAGACGTGATCCTCGGTTGCGTCTCTCAGGTCGGGGAACAGGGAGCCTGCATCGCTCGCAATGCCGTTCTGGCCGCGAAATGGCCTGAAAACGTTCCCGGCTATGTTCTGAACCGCTTTTGTGGATCTGGCCTGCAGGCCATTCAGAATGCGACCGGTATGATCGGCTCGGGTCAGATGGATCTCGTCGTCGCCGGCGGCGTCGAATCGATGAGCCGCGTCAAGATGGGAGCCGATATTGAAGGCCTTGACTTTGCCGTCGGTAACGAGGTATTAAAGAACGACTACGCCCTCGTACCGCAGGGCATCTCGGCCGATCTTATCGCCACGAAGTATAACATCAGCCGCGAAGAAGTGGACCGCTACGCCGAACAGAGCCAGCAGTTCGCCGATGTCGCCATCAAAGAGGGCCGCTTCAAGAACAGCATCGTTGCCGTAAAAGGCCCGAACGGCGAAGACATCGTTCTCGACGAGCATCCGCGCATCGAAAGCGACTACGCCTTCCTCTCGGGACTCGGCGCCATCTTCAAGACGATCGGCGAAAAGGAACTCGATGCCATCGCCCTGCGACGTTATCCGGAACTGAAGGCTATCCAGCATGTACACACCCTGGGTAACGCGTCGGGCGTCGTCGACGGATCGGGCATCGTCCTTCTCGGATCAGAAGAGGCGGCGAAGCAGCATAACCTGAAGCCCCGCGCACGCATCGTCGCCACGGCCGTCGCCGGCACCGAACCGACGATCATGCTCACCGGACCCGTTCCGGCATCGCAGAAGGCGCTTGCAAAGGCCGGTCTCAAGGCCGACGACATCGACCTGTGGGAGATCAACGAGGCCTTCTCTGCCGTCGTAATCTTCGCTATGCGCGAACTGGGCATCCCCCGCGAAAAGGTAAACGTAAACGGCGGTGCGATCGCTCTCGGCCATCCGCTTGGTGGAACGGGCGCCATCCTGCTCGGCACGATCGTCGACGAACTCGAACGTCGCAAGGCTCGCTACGGTCTTGTAACGCTCTGCATCGGCGGAGGCATGGGCGTCGCCACGATCGTCGAGCGTATCGGATAA
- a CDS encoding glutamate--tRNA ligase family protein, giving the protein MKLRSRLAPSPTGEMHTGHLLHLIHVFGIARKTSADIVYRMEDHDRLRCRPEFAEQWKSDLRWLGFTTGNEQWSVQSEHAERYTRLLERLREAGLVYACSCSRKMIEQRRAATRIVGDEAGSGAGYDGFCRNRGLPFSDQSGVRLQLNAESQGFVDLRLGKQTCVTDQADPLLRDNRGLFTYQFCVVADDIVEDVNLIIRGEDLLESTAQQLQMRRLFAPLLGKELQDIVFYHHPLLYDESGRKLSKTHQSLHLRAMRAAGEKRPEQLLGHAARLAGLTTSEVLHADECAKLFQNINL; this is encoded by the coding sequence ATGAAGCTGCGTTCCCGACTCGCCCCTTCGCCCACCGGAGAGATGCATACAGGCCATCTGCTGCATCTGATTCACGTATTCGGCATCGCTCGAAAGACGTCGGCCGACATCGTCTATCGCATGGAAGACCATGATCGATTGCGCTGCCGACCTGAATTTGCCGAACAATGGAAGAGCGACCTGCGCTGGCTGGGCTTCACGACAGGCAATGAGCAGTGGTCGGTGCAGAGTGAACATGCGGAACGTTATACACGGCTGCTTGAGCGTCTGCGCGAGGCCGGGCTTGTTTATGCCTGTAGCTGCTCGCGAAAAATGATCGAGCAGCGCCGGGCTGCGACGAGAATCGTCGGCGACGAAGCAGGCTCCGGCGCCGGCTATGATGGATTCTGCCGCAACCGAGGCCTTCCCTTTTCGGATCAAAGTGGCGTCCGTCTGCAATTGAATGCCGAATCGCAGGGATTTGTAGATCTGCGCCTCGGCAAGCAAACGTGTGTTACGGATCAGGCAGATCCGCTTTTGCGCGATAACCGCGGGCTTTTCACGTACCAGTTCTGCGTCGTCGCCGATGACATTGTCGAGGATGTGAACCTCATTATCCGCGGAGAAGACCTGCTCGAATCGACGGCCCAGCAATTACAGATGCGCCGACTGTTCGCCCCTCTGCTCGGTAAAGAGCTCCAGGACATCGTCTTTTATCATCATCCGCTTCTCTATGACGAAAGCGGTCGTAAGCTCAGCAAGACGCATCAGAGCCTGCATCTTCGCGCGATGCGTGCCGCAGGCGAAAAAAGGCCCGAGCAATTGCTCGGGCATGCAGCACGGCTGGCAGGGTTAACAACCTCTGAGGTTCTTCATGCAGACGAATGCGCGAAGCTGTTTCAAAACATCAACTTATAG
- a CDS encoding CarD family transcriptional regulator, translating to MPQTKAKKKSAPKSAPKTAPKPAAVQKVKKESVEETGFAEGDYIVYPMHGVGRVTGIQKQTILGNKTLCYILEIQSNKMKVVIPVNKAKETGIRAIIKKTDVKKVTNLLQKDEVDTEEDWKIRYQNNLNKIKSGSIYSVAEVCRNLYKRARDKELSLMEKRLYESAYNLITSEIAIAKGITQEEAGNLISDILS from the coding sequence ATGCCTCAGACGAAAGCCAAGAAAAAATCGGCTCCTAAATCCGCTCCGAAAACTGCTCCCAAACCGGCTGCTGTGCAGAAGGTTAAAAAGGAGTCGGTTGAAGAGACCGGTTTCGCTGAGGGCGATTACATTGTTTATCCGATGCATGGCGTCGGTAGAGTGACAGGCATTCAGAAACAGACCATCCTGGGAAACAAAACGCTCTGTTATATTCTTGAAATCCAGAGTAATAAGATGAAGGTCGTTATTCCGGTCAATAAGGCGAAGGAGACCGGAATCCGTGCCATTATCAAGAAAACCGATGTAAAGAAGGTTACGAACTTACTGCAAAAGGACGAAGTGGACACGGAAGAGGACTGGAAAATCCGCTATCAGAATAATCTGAATAAAATAAAGTCCGGTTCCATCTATTCCGTAGCAGAGGTCTGCCGGAATCTTTACAAAAGAGCGCGAGATAAAGAACTTTCCCTGATGGAAAAAAGGCTATATGAATCGGCCTATAACCTCATCACCAGCGAGATTGCCATAGCAAAAGGCATCACGCAGGAAGAGGCCGGTAACCTTATTTCTGATATCCTGTCCTGA
- a CDS encoding DUF1361 domain-containing protein, with protein MASILRIRSLPFFAPMTVLAVSCVASLALIEARQIFFQKYQYRFLVWNLFLAIIPLGIAYVAFVYYELRRRRMDVLFLLLLITWLLFFPNAPYIVTDFVHLKAKKGVPIWFDIVLLYSFSWNGLLAGLFSLRIMHLVISDRLNRFIGWLFVLAVLPLASFGIYLGRFQRWNSWDVVENPRSLLVDSLKLLQTSPSDFHMASILGLTSLGLFLGYVMLVSVATMRYDKGEP; from the coding sequence ATGGCCAGCATACTGAGAATTCGATCGCTCCCTTTTTTCGCTCCCATGACCGTACTGGCCGTTTCGTGTGTTGCAAGCCTGGCCCTGATCGAAGCCCGACAGATATTCTTTCAGAAGTATCAGTACCGCTTTCTTGTCTGGAATCTCTTCCTTGCCATCATTCCGCTGGGCATCGCCTATGTGGCTTTTGTTTACTATGAGTTACGGCGTCGCAGGATGGACGTTCTTTTTCTTCTGCTTCTTATTACCTGGCTGCTTTTCTTCCCCAACGCTCCCTATATCGTAACGGATTTCGTTCATCTAAAGGCGAAGAAAGGCGTTCCGATCTGGTTTGATATCGTCCTTCTTTACTCCTTTTCATGGAACGGCTTGCTGGCCGGCCTTTTCTCGCTGCGCATCATGCATCTTGTAATCAGTGACCGATTGAATCGCTTCATCGGATGGCTCTTTGTCCTCGCTGTACTGCCGCTTGCTTCTTTCGGCATCTACCTCGGCCGATTTCAGCGCTGGAATTCCTGGGATGTGGTCGAAAATCCAAGAAGCTTGCTGGTCGACTCCCTGAAACTTTTACAGACGTCTCCCTCTGATTTTCATATGGCCTCGATTCTGGGCTTGACCTCTCTTGGCCTGTTTCTTGGCTACGTGATGCTTGTTTCTGTTGCAACAATGCGATACGACAAGGGTGAGCCATGA
- a CDS encoding DUF192 domain-containing protein yields MPLIRPAIVLLLFLASSCSLVSGDLWPRSRIEIEIGGIPARVEVVRTKEERQQGLMHRTSLGKDEGMLFVFPEEKIQSFWMKNTLVPLDVAFFDSQGFLVDVQRMDPDDGARIYSSSSPALYAIEMNAGWFAEKDLRRFARLKLPHPIVGE; encoded by the coding sequence ATGCCACTGATCCGACCGGCGATTGTACTGCTGCTCTTCCTTGCATCCTCCTGTTCTCTTGTTTCCGGAGATCTGTGGCCGCGAAGCCGCATCGAAATCGAGATCGGCGGCATTCCCGCCCGGGTCGAGGTCGTTCGCACAAAAGAAGAGCGACAGCAGGGCCTCATGCATCGCACCTCCCTCGGAAAGGATGAGGGCATGCTTTTCGTCTTTCCCGAAGAGAAGATCCAGTCTTTCTGGATGAAGAACACGCTCGTCCCCCTTGATGTCGCCTTTTTTGATTCGCAGGGCTTTCTCGTCGACGTGCAGCGTATGGATCCCGACGACGGCGCGCGGATCTACAGCTCTTCGTCGCCGGCGCTCTACGCCATCGAGATGAACGCCGGTTGGTTCGCCGAAAAGGATCTGCGTCGCTTTGCCAGACTGAAGCTGCCGCATCCGATCGTGGGAGAATAA
- a CDS encoding alpha/beta hydrolase: protein MHQTKTFKSKDGLLITADLYKVKDAKGLILLCHRSHCNRAEYRETAPFFNELGYSCLAIDQRSGMNIFKEVNQTSTLAKQKGLPTGYLDARQDIEAAVDYACNKLNQGKPIILLGSSYSAALALLISLQSDRIQALMLFSPGEHLKGIRLADEIKALKTPCFATAAQKEFEEMKSLFRHCDAKHLNLYKPAQEGFHGSKCMWQGVPGFQGYREAAARFLSSLESQAV, encoded by the coding sequence ATGCACCAAACAAAAACATTCAAATCGAAGGACGGCCTGTTGATTACGGCCGATTTATATAAAGTAAAAGACGCGAAGGGCCTGATACTGCTCTGCCACAGATCTCACTGCAACAGGGCGGAGTATCGTGAGACGGCGCCTTTTTTCAACGAGCTGGGTTATTCATGCCTTGCCATCGACCAGAGATCGGGCATGAACATATTCAAAGAGGTCAATCAAACATCGACGCTGGCCAAGCAGAAAGGGCTCCCTACGGGCTACCTTGATGCGCGGCAGGATATTGAGGCCGCCGTCGATTATGCCTGCAACAAACTGAATCAGGGCAAACCGATCATCCTGCTTGGCAGCTCCTACTCGGCGGCCCTTGCGCTGCTCATTTCATTACAATCCGACAGAATACAAGCCCTGATGCTATTCAGTCCGGGAGAGCATCTGAAAGGCATCCGGCTGGCCGACGAGATCAAAGCGTTGAAGACGCCCTGCTTTGCCACTGCCGCCCAAAAGGAATTCGAAGAGATGAAGAGCCTATTCCGGCATTGTGACGCAAAGCATCTGAACCTCTACAAGCCCGCTCAAGAGGGCTTTCATGGATCGAAATGCATGTGGCAGGGCGTTCCCGGATTTCAGGGCTACAGAGAGGCGGCCGCTCGCTTCTTGAGTTCGCTCGAATCACAGGCCGTCTAA
- a CDS encoding CPBP family intramembrane glutamic endopeptidase: MQRTYLCSLITLLLFAGPFFVGPTSLFAQSPDEPQPAPEKPAWWDRSIPAPHRGSISPNKAALLGIVPGLGQAALGNYGTAMFQFGLFSGSIASAGTLASKDDYIEFEDRRVTYDLEEVLLGRELARQGVLYSDNALYTMAPFSLETAYDRQMRMIKDGKIAETNPLVEYGEYNRTNTRTEMAGAYGLMAQSTIFYSVYSSYRDAGAGRHDERIEELLIAPFQWKYLSSPWVYVPLAVLAGAIGSSGPYNDTTLVNDRFMNDGTREFLTVYQSMNAAVAEEAFFRGYMNHTLSRRHGPFTGGLISGTLFGLAHLQGGAPVGSVLPQTMYGYYFAFMQHKNGGDIREGIALHFWWDVIIFAYQFQAYKADRRHSRSKMEVNFMPISYTMRF, encoded by the coding sequence GTGCAGCGTACATATCTCTGTTCTCTTATTACTTTGCTCCTGTTCGCGGGGCCTTTCTTCGTCGGGCCGACGTCGCTTTTCGCGCAGAGCCCCGACGAGCCGCAACCCGCCCCGGAAAAACCCGCCTGGTGGGATCGCTCGATTCCGGCGCCGCATCGTGGCAGCATCAGCCCGAATAAGGCCGCTCTTCTCGGTATCGTGCCCGGACTCGGGCAGGCCGCTCTCGGAAACTACGGCACGGCCATGTTTCAGTTCGGGCTTTTTTCAGGCTCGATCGCATCGGCGGGCACGCTTGCCTCTAAAGATGACTACATCGAATTCGAGGATCGTCGTGTGACCTATGATCTGGAAGAGGTGCTGCTCGGACGAGAGTTAGCCAGACAGGGCGTTCTTTATTCAGATAACGCACTGTATACGATGGCTCCTTTTTCGCTTGAGACTGCCTACGATCGGCAGATGCGCATGATCAAAGACGGAAAGATCGCCGAAACAAATCCGCTGGTCGAATACGGTGAATACAACCGTACCAACACGCGCACCGAGATGGCGGGCGCTTACGGGCTGATGGCGCAGAGCACGATCTTTTATTCCGTATATTCGAGCTATCGGGACGCCGGCGCCGGACGGCATGATGAGCGCATCGAAGAGTTGCTGATCGCTCCTTTTCAATGGAAGTATCTTTCAAGCCCCTGGGTATATGTGCCGCTTGCCGTTCTTGCCGGCGCCATCGGATCAAGCGGTCCGTATAATGACACAACACTGGTTAACGATCGATTTATGAACGACGGCACCCGGGAGTTCTTAACGGTCTATCAGTCTATGAACGCCGCCGTCGCCGAAGAGGCGTTTTTTCGCGGCTATATGAACCATACGCTTTCGCGACGTCACGGTCCGTTCACAGGCGGTCTCATTTCGGGCACGCTGTTCGGCCTCGCGCATCTACAGGGTGGCGCTCCGGTCGGTTCCGTTCTACCGCAGACGATGTACGGTTATTACTTTGCTTTCATGCAGCATAAGAACGGCGGCGATATTCGCGAAGGCATCGCCCTGCATTTCTGGTGGGATGTGATCATCTTCGCCTATCAATTCCAGGCCTACAAGGCCGACAGACGTCATTCACGCAGTAAGATGGAAGTGAACTTCATGCCCATCTCGTATACGATGAGGTTTTGA